The sequence GGCCGGCGTCATCGTGATGGCCATCAGCCCGGTGGAGAAGCTTCCCCGGCTTTCCAGGGATTTCTTCCAGCGCCATCGGCAGGAGCTGATTGTTTTTGCCCTGCTGATGCTTGCGGCCGCCGGCATGCGCTTCTATCACCTGGGGCAGTTCCCGCCGGCCGCCTATTTGGACGAGGCCGACAACGGCCTGGAGGCGCTCAAGCTCCTGGATTCCAGCGTCTACATCCCATATACCCGCGCCAGCAACGGCCATCCCACCCTGTTCCTGTACCTGCTGGGGCTGGGATTCCGCCTGTTCGGGGAAGGGGTGCTGGCCATGCGCCTGGTCACCGCCTTCATCGGGCTGGCGACGGTGGCGGCGTTCTACTTCCTGGTGCGGGAGTGGTTCGGGATGCGGCCGGCGCAGTGGGCGGCATTCGCCCTGGCCGTCTCGCGCTGGCACGTCAATTTCAGCCGCGTCGTCTTCGAGGCGGTGCTGACACCCTTCTTTGCCGTGCTGACCATGTGGTTCCTGGCGCGGGCACTGCGCACCGGGCGCTGGCGCGATTATGCCTGGGCCGGCCTGGCCCTCGGCCTGGGACTGCAGGGGTATCTGGGCTACCGCGTCTTCCCTGTCATCGTGACGCTGTACCTCCTGCTCCACATCCTGGCATGGCCCGGCCTCCTGCGGCGCATCTGGGCCGGCGTGCTGGCCCTGACCGTCGCGGCCATCATCGGGTTCGGCCCCCTGGCGGTCTACTTTGCCCGCTTCCCCGAGGATTTCACCCACCGCGCCACGCAGGCCTCAGTCATGCAGGATATCGAACGGGAGGGGAGTTATCAGCCGCTGAAAGATAACATCCGCAAAACCGCGTTGATGTTTGTCTATCAGGGAGATCCGCGCCCGCGCCACAACCTGCCCAACGCCCCCATGCTGGACCGCTGGAGCGCCATCTTCTTCATGCTGGGATTGGGGTACGCGCTGTACCGCTGGCGCGATCCCGACCACCTCATCCTGTGGCTGTGGCTGCCGATCGGCGCACTGCCGGGCGTGCTGTCCCTGGCCGATTCCAATCCGCACTCCCTGCGCACGATCATTAATCTACCGGCGGTGTTTCTGGCGGTGGCCGCCTTCTGGAACCCCACCATTGCCCTGTTCCGGCGGGTCTTTCAACCGTGGGGCAGTCGAGGGGTGCTGGCCGCCGGCGTGCTCCTGCTGGCCTTCAGCGGCTGGCTGAACGCCGACGCCTATTTCCGCAAGCAGGCCGGCGATCGCGCCGTGTACTACGACTTTGACCCGGACCAGAACCTGGCCGCTCAGTTCGCCCTGGAGCACGGCCGCACGCACCGCCTGCTCATCTCGCCGGCGCTGACCAACCACTCCGCCATTAAGTTCATTGACTACCGCATCCCGTACGAGGACTTCCTGGTCAACCGACACCTGCCCATTCGCGAGGCGGTCACCCAGCCGGTCATGTTCATCCTGGAGCCGGCACATCAAAGCATCGTCCAGCGCCTGCAGGAGCTGTATCCCGGCGGCCGCCTTGGGACACACACGGACCGCTACGGTCAGGTGGCGTTCTACAGCTATGCCCTTACCCCGGAGGACATCACCGGCATCCAGGGCCTGCCGGCGGCCTATTACGCCGGCCCCGAAATAGGGGGAACCCCAGCCTTCACCCGCCGCGACCCAACCCTCGACCTGGAATGGGAGACGCCGCCGCTGTCCCTACCTTTCTCCGCGGAGTGGCGCGGCTCCCTCTTCGTGCCGGCCTATGGGGATTATGGGCTCTCCCTCGAGTGCCGCGGCGGCCGGGCGGTGCTGGTGCTGGGGGAGGAGGAGATACTGACGGCGGAGGGGGAGCGCCGGGAAACAGCGCGCCGCCTGCCGGCCGGCTTCCATCCCATCCGGGTGAGCGCGCAGTTCGCGGCCCTGCCGGCGGGTCTGCACCTGCGCTGGACGCCGCCGGGCGGCACCGAAGAGGCTGTCCCCCAGGTGTACCTGTACGACGAAGGGCTGTCCCGGTTTGGTCTGTTGGGACGCTACTTCCATGGGGCGGATCAATTTGGCGGCCAGCCGGCGCTGATCCAGATTGACCCGTACATCGCGCCCAATGATCCCCTGCCGGCGCCTTTCAGCATCGAATGGGTCGGCAAAATTTACATCCCGCGCGCCGGCGTCTACGCCTTCGGCACCAACTCCGACGACGGCTCGTACCTCTTCATTGACGGCCAGATGATTGTGGACAATGGGGGACATCATGGCGACGTCTACCGCGAGGGGATGATCCAGCTCAGCGAGGGATTCCACGACATCATCCTGCGCTACTTCCAGGTGGACGGCGGGCGCAAGATCGAGTTGTGGTGGACGCCGCCCGGCGGGGCGCATGAGCTGGTGCCGGCGCACTACCTGCGTCCGCCCGGCGTCTCGCTGGAGGAACTGCCGGCCCTGCCGAGCGCGCCGGCCATTCCCGCCGCCGGCCCGGTCCCACCGGTGGCCGGCGTAGACCTGGTAGCCAGTTGGGGCAGTGAAGGGGACGCGCCTGGGCAGTTCCGCACCCCGCGCGGCGTGGCGATGGACGCGCAGGGGCGCGTGTATGTGGCCGATGCCGGCAATGGGCGCGTGCAGGTCTTCTCCGCCCAGGGTGATTTCATCGGCGCCTGGACCACGGCGGCGGAACCCCTGCAGGAACCCTTCGATGTGGCAGTGGCGCCCGACGGACGGGTGTACGTGCTGGATGTGGCGCGCCAGGTGATTGCCCGCTTCAGCCCGGAGGGCGCTTTCGAGAAGGAGTTCGGCGCGGACCTGGCCATGTACGGACCGCGCGGGTTGGGCGTTGACCTGGCCGGCAATATCTATGTGGCGGACACCGGCGGCTCGCGCATCCTAAAGCTCTCGCCGGAGGGCGAACTGCTGGCGGTGCTGGCCGGCTTCGGCGCCGGCCCTGGGCAGGTCAATCAGCCTACCGATGCGGCGGTGGACTCCCTGGGGCGCATCTATATCGCCGATGTGCTGAACATGCGCCTGCAGGTGCTGGATTCCGCCGGCGGATACCTGGGCGAATGGCCGATCTCGGGCGCCAATACTACTGACAGCCCGCACCTTGCGGTGGATGCCGCGGGCCGGCTCTTCCTGACCGATCCCGAGGCGCACATCGTGCTGGTGTACGACGGCCAGGGCAATCGCCTGGGCCAGTGGGGCGGCGAGGGAACGGGGCCAGGGCAGTTCCGCAAGGCGGTAGGGGTCGCGGCCGGCCCTGACGGCCTCGTCGCCGTCACGGATGTGTACAATCACCGCGTCCAGACCTTCCAGGTGCGGTAGGAGGGGCCGGCCGCATGGGCAGGCACATGGCGAAGGGGCAGGGGCGGACGCGGCCGGCGTCCCTCCTGCTGATGGGCCTGCTCCTGGGCATGCTGGGCCAGGCGCTCCTGCTGAAGGAGCGGGCCTATGCGCCGGCGGCCGGCGCTCTCTTCGTCCTGGGGGGACTGCTGGCGGCGCTGGCTGGCGGGAAGGTGGATACATCCTCCGCCGCGGGGCCGGCAGTCTCTCGGCCCCCGCGCCGGCATTCCGCTCGCACCACTGCCGGCATCGCGCTGACCCTGTGCGGCACATCGGCATTGGGCTGGGCCGGCTGGCAGTGCTTCTGGCGCTGGGACGCGGTGCGCACCGCCTGGAGGTGGTACCTGGCCGGCGGCTTCGTCGTCCTGGCCGGCATGGCGCTTTGGGATGGGCATCAACCCCTGGCCGCCCTGCGCCGCGGCTGGGAGACGCGCCGGCGCTGGGCCGGCGAGGCCGCGGCGGTGGCGCTGATCATGGCGCTGGCCTTTGCCGTGACGCTGGCCGGCCTGGGGAACTTCCCGCCGGCCGGCGGCATCTCCTGGAACGACGAGGCCCAGATGGGCAAGGACGCCTACAGCGTCCTGCACCACGAGGGGCTTCCCTGGCAGTATCCCACCAGCGTGTACCCGGTGGCCCTTTCGTTTCTCCTCTTCGGTCCCACCACCTTTGCCCTGCGGCTCCCCTTTGCCGTCATGGGCGCCCTGCTGTGCCTGCCCTTTTATTTTCTGGCGCGGCGACTGCTGGGGCCGGCGCCGGCGCTGGCGACCGCGTTCCTGCTGGCCGTCTCCCGCTACCGCATCGCGCTCTCCCGGCTGGTCCTGCCGGTGGTGCCGGACCTGCTGTGCGCCCTGATCGCGCTGGCCTGCCTGGCGCGGGCGCTCCGCACGCGGGGGAAGCCCCCCTGGTTTATCGCCGGCCTGGCCCTGGCCCTGGGGCTGTACAGCCACGCTTCGTTCAAGCTGGTGCCGCTGTTCGCGCTGGTGCTGATGGGCAGTGCCGCTGTGCGCCGGCTGAGGGAAGTACAGCACAGTCCCTCCGCCGGCCGCCGCACGGCCCTCCGACAGTCCCTGGGCGGTCACTTGCCCGGCCTGATGGTCTTTCTGCTGGCGCTCGTTGTCTTCACCGCGCCGTATCTTGGCTTTGTACATCGGGAGCCGCAGGTCGCGCTGACGGAGCGCTTCACCTCGATCCTGCCGGCCCTGTTCCATCCATCCGCCGTGCCGGCCCAGCCCTTAGGTCCCCGCCTGGTCCGCGCGCTCCTGTTCTATAACCTGGAAGGGGAGAGCTGGCCGGCGGCCAACCTGCCCGGCACGCCGGCGCTGGACCCTGTCAGCGGCGTCCTGTTTGCGCTGGGGCTGGTGATGGCGCTGGCCGGCATCTGGCGCGGCCCGAACGCATTTCTGGTGATATGGTTCCTGGTCACCCTGATCGGCGGCGGCGTCCTGCCGGCCGATTTCCGCGGTCACCGCATTGCCCTGGCGATGCCGGCAGTCTATTTGCTGGCCGGCCTGCCCGTCCAAAGGCTGTGGGGCTTGCGGCAAGGCCTGGCGCCGCGCTGGCGGAGCCTGGCCGCCGGCCTGCTGGGGGTGTTCTTGCTCCTGGCCGCCGCCAGCAACCTGGGCCTCTTCTTCGGCCGGCAGATCCGCGACCCGCGCGTGCGCGCCGAGTTCGACCGCGACATCAGCGCCCTGGCCAGCACGCTGGCCGGCTTTCAGGGTCAGCGCTATATTTACCTGATGGCGAACTTCCCGTTCTACAACCCGGGACAGGACTTCGCCTGGCTGGCCGGCGAGCCGCCCGGCCGGCGCATCATGTCCCTGGCCGAAGCGCTCCCGATCCATGAGGAGCTCCCGCTGGACCTGGCCTACGTCGCCTGTCAACCGTATGATGGGACGGCCCTGGCCGCGGCGGTGCGAGCCTTTTATCCGGGCGCGGAGGAGATGTCCCTGGAAAGCCCGTATGGGCGCTATGCCTGCCGGCTGTTGCTGGTGCGCAAAGAAGAGGTCGCGGCGCGTCGCGGCCTGACCTTGCGGGTTCTTACAAGTGGCATGGGTTCCGCGAACCTGACGATGCGGGTGCCGGCGCTGAGGGTGGAACAGGGGGCCGGCGAGATTCCCCTTTCTCCGCCTTTTGGGGTACAATGGGCGGGCGCAGTCTACGTTCCAGTGTACGATGCATACCGCTTTCGGGCCGAGGGCAGTGGGCCGGTGGATGTGCAGGTGGACGGCCAGCCGGCCGCCGGCACAGCCCTATACCTGGCGGAAGGGTGGCACAGCTTGCGGGCGGCCGGCGAGTTCCAGGGTTTCCCCGTAGATGTGCCGCTGTGGTGGCAGCGCGGCGCCGGCGAGTGGGAAGCTGTGTCGCCGGCCTACTTCGATGCGTCCGCCGACGTTCCGGGTCTGCTGGCCTCGTATTACGAGTGCGGCGGTGGCGGGCCGGCCGGGGAGCCGGCCTGGCAGAGAGTCGAGCCGCTGATCGCCCTGCAGACGGTGCCCAGCGCATGGGAGGGCGCGCCGGCGAAAGTCTTGGCTGGCCGGCCCTACTGCGCGGCTTATGAGGGCTGGCTGAGGGTGGATCAGGCCGGCCGATACGGCTTTCGCGCCGTGGTCCAGGCCGGCGCAGTGCGCCTTTCGCTGGACAGTCAGACGGTGCTGGAGGATGCCGGCCAACCGTGGGCAAAAACTGCGGTCGAAGGGGAGGTGCTGTTGCCCCCCGGGCCGCATGCCCTGCGTCTGGAATACCGCCGGCTGGAAGGGGAATTCAGCGGCCTGGCCCTGTACTGGCGGCCGCCGGCGGGGGAATGGGAGCCGGTGCCGCCGGCCGCCCTGTTCTATAGGCCGGCGCAAGCGGGGCAGGAATAGAGATACTGGCAAGGAGGCCTGTCATGAACCTGTACGAGTTTCAGTCGAAGCAGATTTTCGCCAAGCATGGCATCCCCATCCCGAAAGGGGAGCTGGCGCAGACGCCGGAGGAAGCCGAGGAAATCGCCGCCCGTCTAGGAGGCCGGGTGGTGGTGAAGGCGCAGGTGCTGGCCGGCGGGCGCGGCAAGGCCGGCGGCATCCGCCTGGCAGAGACGCCGGCGGAGGCCCGCGCCGCGGCGGAGGCCATCCTGGGGATGCAGATCAAAGGCCTGACAGTGCGGCGCGTCCTGGTGGACCAGGCCGCCGACATCGCGCAGGAGCTGTACCTGGGCATCGTGCTGGACCGCGCTGGCCGCCGGCTGGTGCTGATGGCATCCGCGGCCGGCGGGGTGGACATCGAGGAAGTTGCGGCGACGACACCCGAAAAAATCGCCCGGGTGGATATTGACCCCCTGCTTGGCCTTCAGCCCTACCAGATGCGCCAGGTGGCCTGTGACATCGAGCTGGACCGGGCGTTGCTGACCCAGTTCACCCGCATTGGGCTGGGACTGTACGAGGCGCTGATGTACTCCGATGCGACCCTGGCGGAGATTAACCCCCTGGCGGTGACGGCCGGCGGCGAACTGCTGGCGCTGGACGGCAAAATGGTGGTGGACGACAACGGCCTGTACCGCCAGCCGGAGCTGGCGCGGGCGCGGGAAATGCTGGACGAGTCGCCGGCGGAGCGGGAAGCGCGCCAGTACGGCCTGAGCTACGTCAAGCTGGACGGCTACATCGGCTGTATGGTGAACGGGGCAGGCCTGGCTATGGCGACCATGGACATGACAAAGCTTTACGGGGGCGCGCCGGCGAACTTCCTGGACATCGGCGGCGGGGCACGCGCCGACCGGGTAGCGGCAGCCCTGCGCATCATCCTGGCGGACCCCAATGTGCGCGCTGTGCTCATCAACATCTTTGGCGGCATCACCCGCTGTGATGAGGTGGCGCGCGGCATCCTGGAGGCTTTCGCGCAAGTGCCGTCGAAGGTGCCAGTGGTGGTGCGCCTCATTGGCACGAACGAGGAGGAGGGCCGGCGTCTGCTGGCCGAGGCCAATTTCATCACGGCGCGCACGCTGAGCGAGGCCGCCCGCCTGGCGGTGGAAGCGGCGCAGGCCGGCGCCGCCGTGCCAGCGGCATAACGGGAGGAGATCATGAGCATCCTGCTGGATAATCGTTCGCGGGTGGTCGTGCAGGGCATCACCGGCCGAGAAGGCTCGTTCCATACCCTGCAGATGGTGGAGTACGGCACACAGGTGGTGGCCGGCGTGACGCCGGGCAGGGGCGGCGAATGGCTGGAGGGCATCCCCATCTTCGACACAGTGGCCGCGGCGGTGGAGGCGACCGGCGCGGATACCTCGGCAATCTTCGTGCCGGCCCCGTATGCCGCCGATGCCATCATGGAGGCGGCCGCGGCCGGCATTCAGCTCATCGTGTGCATTACCGAGGGCATCCCAGCTCTGGACATGCTCAAAGTGGTCGCTTTTGTGCGCTCGCGCGGGGCGCGCCTTATCGGCCCCAACTGCCCCGGCCTCATCACGCCCGGCCAAGCCAAAGTGGGCATTATGCCGGGCCATATCCACCGCCCCGGGCCGGTAGGGGTGGTGTCGCGGAGCGGCACCCTGACCTATGAAGTGGTGTATTCCCTCACCCAGCGGGGCATCGGACAGTCCACCGCGGTGGGCATCGGCGGGGATATGGTCATCGGGAGCAGTTTCGTGGACATCCTGGAGCTGTTCGAGCAGGACCCGCATACCGATATGGTGGTGATGATCGGCGAGATCGGGGGCAACGAGGAGGAGATCGCGGCGGAGTATATCGCCGGCCACATGAGCAAGCCGGTGGTGGCGTTCATCGCCGGCCTGACGGCACCGGAGGGCAAGCGCATGGGGCACGCCGGCGCCATCATCGCCGGCCGCTCCGGCGGCGCCCGGGAGAAGATCGCCCGCCTGAAAGAAGCGGGGGTGCGCGTGGCGGAGCACCCGGAGCAGATCGCCGACATCGTGGCGGGAATGCTCTAGGCCGGCAGGGCGCTCCCCGGATTGACGAGCCGGCCGAAAATGTTACAATATGCACGTACAGGTTGGCGAGGTGGAACGGCCGGCCAAACTCTGTGCCGCATCTCAGCGTGGAGTGACTTCCAAAGGAGGAATACCGATATGCAAGCAGGAGAAGAATCACAAGTCGTCGAGGAGGCTCCGCCGGAGACGACAAAGCCGCGTCCGAAGCGACGAGGCAGGGTCACGGTCTTTGACAACTGGTGCAAAGGCTGTGGGCTTTGTGTGGCCTTCTGCCCGCGCAAAGTCTTCGAGCTGGGGCCGGAGGGCCATCCCGTGGTGGCGCATGAGGAGCGGTGCACGGCCTGCAACTGGTGCGTCTATCACTGCCCGGACTTTGCCATTGTGGTGGAGCTGGTGGAAGGTGGTGAGCAGGAGCGAAAAACCGGTCAGGCTGTGGGAGGTAGGGTGCGGAGATGAGGACGGCATTCTTGCAGGGCAATGAAGCATGCGCCTATGGGGCGCTGGCCGCCGGCTGTCGCTTCTTCGCCGGCTACCCCATTACCCCTTCCACCACCATCGCGGAGACCATGGCCCGGGAGCTTCCCAAGGTGGGCGGCGTCTTCATCCAAATGGAAGACGAGATCGCCAGCCTGGCGGCAGTGCTGGGCGCCTCGGTGGGCGGGCTGAAGGCCATGACCGCCACCAGCGGCCCGGGCTTTTCCCTGATGCAGGAGCACATCGGCTATGCCGTCATGGCTGAGATCCCCTGCGTCATTGTGGACGTACAGCGCCTGGGGCCATCCACCGGTCAGCCCACCAGCCCCTCCCAGGGGGATGTCATGCAGGCGCGCTGGGGCACGCACGGCGACCATCCCATCATCGCGCTGTCCCCGACCTCGGTGCGGGAGTGCTTTGACCTGACGGTGACGGCCTTCAACCTTTCGGAGAAGTACCGCACGCCGGTCATCCTGCTGATGGACGCAGTGGTGGGGCACATGCGCGAGAAGGTCACACTGCCGGCGCCGGAGGAGCTGGAGATCATTGACCGCGCCCGGCCCAATGTGCCGCCGGAGTGGTATTTCCCCTATGAGGAGACCGCCTCCGATGTCCCGCCCATGGCCAACTTCGGCGATGGCTTCCGCTATCACATCACCGGGCTGATGCACGATCGCGCCGGCTTCCCCACCCAGCGACTGGACGAGATCAACGCCTGGCTGACGCGCATTTTCCGCAAGATTGACGCCCATGTGGAGGATATCGCTATCACCGAGGCCATCAACGTGGAGCATGCGCGCACGCTGGTCATCGCTTATGGATGCACGGCGCGCGCTGCCAAGGAGGCGATCTACATGTGCCGGCGGCATCGCGTCGGCCTGCTCATCCTGAAAACGCTGTGGCCGTTCCCCAAAGACCAGGTCCTGCTGGCGGCGCACGAAGCTCAGCGCGTGGTCGTGCCGGAGATGAACATGGGACAGATCGCCCTGGAAGTGGAGCGGCTGGTCGGGCGCTCTAAGGTGCGGCGGGTGCGCCGGGCGGATGGGGAGATGATCACCCCCCAGGAGATTCGCGCCGCCATTGAGTACAAGGAATAGGGAAGGGGAGAGTATCATGACAACCCAGCGCCAGTTGATATATGACTATCTGCGCCACAAGAAGAAATTCCCGAACATCTGGTGCGCCGGCTGTGGCATCGGCATTGTCATGGGCGCCATCATCCGCGCCGTGGACGACCTGGGCTATGACAAAAATCAGGTGGCTATGATCTCTGGCATCGGGTGCAGTGGACGCATGCCGGTCTACCTGGACTTCTACACCATGCACACCACCCACGGCCGCGCCCTTTCCTTTGCCACCGGGCTGAAGCTGGCGCGGCCGGAGCTGAAAATTATCGTAGTGATGGGGGATGGTGATGCGCTGGCCATCGGCGGCAACCATTTCATCCACACCGCCCGCCGCAACATTGACCTGACGGCCATCGTCATCAACAACGCT comes from Anaerolineae bacterium and encodes:
- the sucD gene encoding succinate--CoA ligase subunit alpha; its protein translation is MSILLDNRSRVVVQGITGREGSFHTLQMVEYGTQVVAGVTPGRGGEWLEGIPIFDTVAAAVEATGADTSAIFVPAPYAADAIMEAAAAGIQLIVCITEGIPALDMLKVVAFVRSRGARLIGPNCPGLITPGQAKVGIMPGHIHRPGPVGVVSRSGTLTYEVVYSLTQRGIGQSTAVGIGGDMVIGSSFVDILELFEQDPHTDMVVMIGEIGGNEEEIAAEYIAGHMSKPVVAFIAGLTAPEGKRMGHAGAIIAGRSGGAREKIARLKEAGVRVAEHPEQIADIVAGML
- the sucC gene encoding ADP-forming succinate--CoA ligase subunit beta, which produces MNLYEFQSKQIFAKHGIPIPKGELAQTPEEAEEIAARLGGRVVVKAQVLAGGRGKAGGIRLAETPAEARAAAEAILGMQIKGLTVRRVLVDQAADIAQELYLGIVLDRAGRRLVLMASAAGGVDIEEVAATTPEKIARVDIDPLLGLQPYQMRQVACDIELDRALLTQFTRIGLGLYEALMYSDATLAEINPLAVTAGGELLALDGKMVVDDNGLYRQPELARAREMLDESPAEREARQYGLSYVKLDGYIGCMVNGAGLAMATMDMTKLYGGAPANFLDIGGGARADRVAAALRIILADPNVRAVLINIFGGITRCDEVARGILEAFAQVPSKVPVVVRLIGTNEEEGRRLLAEANFITARTLSEAARLAVEAAQAGAAVPAA
- a CDS encoding 4Fe-4S binding protein, yielding MQAGEESQVVEEAPPETTKPRPKRRGRVTVFDNWCKGCGLCVAFCPRKVFELGPEGHPVVAHEERCTACNWCVYHCPDFAIVVELVEGGEQERKTGQAVGGRVRR
- a CDS encoding glycosyltransferase family 39 protein encodes the protein AGVIVMAISPVEKLPRLSRDFFQRHRQELIVFALLMLAAAGMRFYHLGQFPPAAYLDEADNGLEALKLLDSSVYIPYTRASNGHPTLFLYLLGLGFRLFGEGVLAMRLVTAFIGLATVAAFYFLVREWFGMRPAQWAAFALAVSRWHVNFSRVVFEAVLTPFFAVLTMWFLARALRTGRWRDYAWAGLALGLGLQGYLGYRVFPVIVTLYLLLHILAWPGLLRRIWAGVLALTVAAIIGFGPLAVYFARFPEDFTHRATQASVMQDIEREGSYQPLKDNIRKTALMFVYQGDPRPRHNLPNAPMLDRWSAIFFMLGLGYALYRWRDPDHLILWLWLPIGALPGVLSLADSNPHSLRTIINLPAVFLAVAAFWNPTIALFRRVFQPWGSRGVLAAGVLLLAFSGWLNADAYFRKQAGDRAVYYDFDPDQNLAAQFALEHGRTHRLLISPALTNHSAIKFIDYRIPYEDFLVNRHLPIREAVTQPVMFILEPAHQSIVQRLQELYPGGRLGTHTDRYGQVAFYSYALTPEDITGIQGLPAAYYAGPEIGGTPAFTRRDPTLDLEWETPPLSLPFSAEWRGSLFVPAYGDYGLSLECRGGRAVLVLGEEEILTAEGERRETARRLPAGFHPIRVSAQFAALPAGLHLRWTPPGGTEEAVPQVYLYDEGLSRFGLLGRYFHGADQFGGQPALIQIDPYIAPNDPLPAPFSIEWVGKIYIPRAGVYAFGTNSDDGSYLFIDGQMIVDNGGHHGDVYREGMIQLSEGFHDIILRYFQVDGGRKIELWWTPPGGAHELVPAHYLRPPGVSLEELPALPSAPAIPAAGPVPPVAGVDLVASWGSEGDAPGQFRTPRGVAMDAQGRVYVADAGNGRVQVFSAQGDFIGAWTTAAEPLQEPFDVAVAPDGRVYVLDVARQVIARFSPEGAFEKEFGADLAMYGPRGLGVDLAGNIYVADTGGSRILKLSPEGELLAVLAGFGAGPGQVNQPTDAAVDSLGRIYIADVLNMRLQVLDSAGGYLGEWPISGANTTDSPHLAVDAAGRLFLTDPEAHIVLVYDGQGNRLGQWGGEGTGPGQFRKAVGVAAGPDGLVAVTDVYNHRVQTFQVR
- a CDS encoding 2-oxoacid:acceptor oxidoreductase subunit alpha — its product is MRTAFLQGNEACAYGALAAGCRFFAGYPITPSTTIAETMARELPKVGGVFIQMEDEIASLAAVLGASVGGLKAMTATSGPGFSLMQEHIGYAVMAEIPCVIVDVQRLGPSTGQPTSPSQGDVMQARWGTHGDHPIIALSPTSVRECFDLTVTAFNLSEKYRTPVILLMDAVVGHMREKVTLPAPEELEIIDRARPNVPPEWYFPYEETASDVPPMANFGDGFRYHITGLMHDRAGFPTQRLDEINAWLTRIFRKIDAHVEDIAITEAINVEHARTLVIAYGCTARAAKEAIYMCRRHRVGLLILKTLWPFPKDQVLLAAHEAQRVVVPEMNMGQIALEVERLVGRSKVRRVRRADGEMITPQEIRAAIEYKE
- a CDS encoding glycosyltransferase family 39 protein; amino-acid sequence: MGRHMAKGQGRTRPASLLLMGLLLGMLGQALLLKERAYAPAAGALFVLGGLLAALAGGKVDTSSAAGPAVSRPPRRHSARTTAGIALTLCGTSALGWAGWQCFWRWDAVRTAWRWYLAGGFVVLAGMALWDGHQPLAALRRGWETRRRWAGEAAAVALIMALAFAVTLAGLGNFPPAGGISWNDEAQMGKDAYSVLHHEGLPWQYPTSVYPVALSFLLFGPTTFALRLPFAVMGALLCLPFYFLARRLLGPAPALATAFLLAVSRYRIALSRLVLPVVPDLLCALIALACLARALRTRGKPPWFIAGLALALGLYSHASFKLVPLFALVLMGSAAVRRLREVQHSPSAGRRTALRQSLGGHLPGLMVFLLALVVFTAPYLGFVHREPQVALTERFTSILPALFHPSAVPAQPLGPRLVRALLFYNLEGESWPAANLPGTPALDPVSGVLFALGLVMALAGIWRGPNAFLVIWFLVTLIGGGVLPADFRGHRIALAMPAVYLLAGLPVQRLWGLRQGLAPRWRSLAAGLLGVFLLLAAASNLGLFFGRQIRDPRVRAEFDRDISALASTLAGFQGQRYIYLMANFPFYNPGQDFAWLAGEPPGRRIMSLAEALPIHEELPLDLAYVACQPYDGTALAAAVRAFYPGAEEMSLESPYGRYACRLLLVRKEEVAARRGLTLRVLTSGMGSANLTMRVPALRVEQGAGEIPLSPPFGVQWAGAVYVPVYDAYRFRAEGSGPVDVQVDGQPAAGTALYLAEGWHSLRAAGEFQGFPVDVPLWWQRGAGEWEAVSPAYFDASADVPGLLASYYECGGGGPAGEPAWQRVEPLIALQTVPSAWEGAPAKVLAGRPYCAAYEGWLRVDQAGRYGFRAVVQAGAVRLSLDSQTVLEDAGQPWAKTAVEGEVLLPPGPHALRLEYRRLEGEFSGLALYWRPPAGEWEPVPPAALFYRPAQAGQE